A region of Thermovibrio ammonificans HB-1 DNA encodes the following proteins:
- the ppdK gene encoding pyruvate, phosphate dikinase produces the protein MRKKMVYYFGGGKAEGSADMKMLLGGKGANLAEMTNLGLPVPPGITITTEVCKDYYKLGKQFPEGMWDEVLEGLRKIEKEMGKKFGDKENPLLVSVRSGAPVSMPGMMDTILNLGLNDETVEGLAKSTNNERFAWDSYRRFIQMFGNVVMGIPHEKFEEVLEEKKREVGAKQDVDLSAEDLKDVVKRYKELVKRETGREFPQDPYEQLKMAIKAVFDSWNNPRAIKYREINKIPEDYGTAVNIVAMVFGNMGETSGTGVAFTRNPSTGENEFYGEYLKNAQGEDVVAGIRTPQPLTKAQKTSQEQTSLEEEFPEVYKELLKIRDILEKHYREMQDIEFTIENGRLWMLQTRTGKRTAKAAVKIAVDMVKEGLISKEEAILRVDPSLIDQLLHPMLDEEDRKRAKAEGRLIAKGLPAAPGAVSGKVVFTADEAVELAEKGEKVILVRHETSPEDIHGMHAAEGILTARGGMTSHAAVVARGMGKTCIVGAESIHVDYDREEFRVGDVVVKKGEVITIDGSTGEVFHGELKTIPAQISGEFEELMKWADEIRTLQVRVNADTPEDAEQGRKFGAEGIGLCRTEHMFFKEERIPVVREMILAKTQEERERALEKLLPMQREDFIAIFEVMNGLPVNIRLLDPPLHEFLPRTEEEFERTAKEMGLPVEELKKRAEELHEVNPMLGLRGSRLGITHPEIYRMQARAILEAACICKRNGVEVLPEIMLPLIADEKELHELKKLIDDVAAQVFLEMGVEVPYQVGTMVEVPRAAVIADKLARDAEYFSFGTNDLTQMTFGLSRDDAGKFIGKYVELGILKGDPFIHIDEEGVGRLIEMAIELGNATRPGIKTGICGEHGGDPRSINFFQKVGVKYVSPSPFRVPIARLAAAQARIRQLRGEL, from the coding sequence ATGCGTAAAAAAATGGTTTACTACTTCGGCGGTGGTAAAGCCGAAGGTAGTGCCGACATGAAGATGCTTCTCGGCGGTAAAGGTGCAAACCTTGCCGAGATGACAAACCTTGGTCTTCCCGTTCCTCCGGGAATAACCATAACAACCGAGGTGTGCAAAGACTACTACAAGCTCGGCAAGCAGTTCCCGGAAGGTATGTGGGACGAGGTTCTCGAGGGCCTCAGGAAAATCGAAAAAGAGATGGGCAAGAAGTTCGGAGACAAGGAGAACCCTCTCCTCGTTTCCGTAAGGTCGGGAGCTCCGGTCTCCATGCCCGGAATGATGGACACAATCTTAAACCTGGGCCTTAACGATGAAACCGTTGAGGGCCTTGCAAAATCCACCAACAACGAAAGGTTCGCCTGGGACTCCTACCGCCGCTTCATTCAGATGTTCGGAAACGTTGTGATGGGTATTCCCCACGAGAAGTTTGAAGAGGTTCTCGAGGAGAAGAAGAGGGAAGTTGGGGCCAAGCAAGACGTTGACCTCTCTGCAGAAGACCTTAAAGACGTTGTAAAGCGCTACAAGGAGCTTGTAAAGAGGGAGACCGGCAGGGAGTTCCCTCAGGACCCTTACGAGCAGCTTAAAATGGCCATTAAGGCCGTTTTCGACTCCTGGAACAACCCCAGGGCCATCAAGTACAGGGAAATCAACAAGATTCCCGAAGACTACGGAACTGCCGTTAACATAGTTGCGATGGTCTTCGGGAACATGGGCGAAACTTCCGGAACCGGCGTTGCCTTTACCAGGAACCCCTCTACCGGAGAGAACGAGTTCTACGGCGAGTACCTCAAGAACGCCCAGGGTGAAGACGTAGTCGCCGGAATAAGGACTCCTCAGCCCCTTACAAAAGCCCAGAAGACCAGCCAGGAGCAGACCTCCCTCGAGGAGGAGTTCCCGGAAGTTTACAAAGAGCTCCTCAAGATTAGAGACATCCTTGAGAAACACTACAGAGAGATGCAGGACATAGAGTTCACCATTGAGAACGGCCGCCTCTGGATGCTCCAGACGAGGACCGGTAAGAGGACCGCAAAGGCGGCAGTTAAAATAGCCGTAGATATGGTTAAAGAGGGGCTTATCTCCAAGGAGGAGGCCATTTTAAGGGTTGACCCCTCCCTCATAGACCAGCTCCTCCACCCGATGCTCGACGAAGAGGACAGGAAGAGGGCGAAGGCCGAAGGCAGGCTCATAGCCAAAGGACTCCCCGCAGCTCCGGGAGCCGTAAGCGGTAAAGTTGTGTTTACGGCCGATGAAGCCGTTGAGCTTGCCGAAAAGGGAGAGAAAGTTATCCTCGTAAGGCACGAAACCTCCCCGGAAGATATCCACGGAATGCACGCGGCAGAGGGTATTCTCACCGCAAGGGGAGGAATGACCTCCCACGCTGCAGTTGTTGCAAGGGGTATGGGTAAGACCTGTATAGTCGGTGCCGAGTCCATTCACGTTGACTACGACAGGGAGGAGTTCAGGGTAGGCGACGTTGTTGTTAAGAAGGGAGAGGTAATCACAATAGACGGCTCAACGGGAGAAGTTTTCCACGGTGAGCTCAAGACCATTCCTGCCCAGATTTCCGGCGAGTTTGAAGAGCTTATGAAGTGGGCAGACGAGATAAGGACCCTCCAGGTTAGGGTAAACGCCGACACCCCCGAAGACGCCGAGCAGGGCAGGAAGTTCGGTGCCGAAGGTATAGGTCTGTGTAGAACCGAGCACATGTTCTTCAAAGAGGAGAGGATTCCCGTTGTTAGGGAGATGATTCTCGCCAAGACCCAGGAGGAGAGGGAGAGGGCCCTTGAGAAGCTCCTTCCCATGCAGAGGGAGGACTTCATTGCAATCTTCGAGGTTATGAACGGCCTGCCCGTAAACATCAGGCTCCTTGACCCGCCCCTCCACGAGTTCCTCCCCAGAACGGAGGAGGAGTTTGAGAGGACCGCTAAGGAGATGGGTCTTCCCGTTGAAGAGCTTAAAAAGCGTGCAGAGGAGCTTCACGAAGTCAACCCGATGCTCGGCTTAAGGGGTTCAAGGCTTGGAATCACCCACCCGGAAATCTACAGGATGCAGGCAAGGGCAATCTTAGAGGCCGCCTGCATCTGCAAGAGGAACGGCGTAGAGGTTCTTCCCGAGATAATGCTTCCCCTCATTGCCGACGAGAAAGAGCTTCACGAGCTCAAAAAGCTCATAGACGACGTTGCCGCTCAGGTCTTCCTTGAAATGGGCGTAGAAGTCCCCTACCAGGTGGGAACCATGGTAGAGGTTCCCAGGGCGGCGGTTATAGCCGACAAGCTGGCAAGGGACGCAGAGTACTTCTCCTTCGGAACCAACGACCTTACCCAGATGACCTTCGGCCTCTCCAGGGACGATGCCGGTAAGTTTATCGGTAAGTACGTAGAGCTGGGAATCCTTAAAGGAGACCCCTTCATCCACATCGACGAAGAGGGAGTGGGAAGGCTCATAGAGATGGCCATAGAGCTCGGTAACGCCACAAGGCCG